The Raphanus sativus cultivar WK10039 chromosome 6, ASM80110v3, whole genome shotgun sequence sequence CTAGTCGTCGTATAATTTGTCCCACTCGCCTCATGGTCCGTCCCGCTTGTCATATAGTTTGTCCCGCTTGCCTTATGGTCTGTTCCACTCGTCGTATGGTCAGTTCCGAGAGTTGTTTATCAAAGAAATTGGATATTCTAATTCGAGAACTTTTCGTATAacttcttttaaaattatacgAGACTTTTTGTTCCGAGAAATATTTTCTGGAGACTTTATGGCATTGATTCTGTGATGActgattttgaccccaacaatgtGAACTcaacttaaaaaataatatattaacttCCGTTTGTTTAGAATATCTATTGTCTAGATCAtagatctcaactgtcgtttgtcgatcgatgatcttCTAGCAAGCTTTAGTGATCGGGTTAAATGTGTTCACTAGGTTTTCTAAATCAAGTGTCATCTGCTTCAAGCAATCCTAGTTCAAGAGAATATATTCAGGTAAAAGACCAAGCCATCGCTTGCGCCTAATTATCTAACATCAGGTATCTacttagctactctagaacacaAGCAATAAGCACAGTCCTAATGATGAATATCTCTAACAACTTAGCAGTTATATATTTGGAACTAATCCTTTATAACCTATTTGAACCATAAACCTAACTGGTGATTAACtaagacatagctaagcaattcatagcAATAAACATAAAGTGCAatagaatataataaattaagaaaactagaGTTCCAATACAAATCTCTGAATGAGTCTTGGATCTTCTCTCCAAATCTAATAAAACCTTAAATATGTTTGCTGCGAAAATAAGAAAGTATAAAAAAGCATTTGTTGTCTAAAACAATGGCAGAACATATAAATACAAGGTTAAAGTCGGCCAGGGATAATCTTGTAATTAAGTTGGAATTTTGGGCTTTATGTCGGCTGAAACCAAGCTGAGTTTTGCAGGCTTTTCCGTGATCGATGGCACGGGATGTGCATCGATCAATTATTGACTTTGAATATCGACTTCTGGTCTAGTTCAATTTCAGCTTAGATAAAGAGACTcgaaaacataataattatattttaaaatacttatatatcaTAGCTAAATATGAgtaaaattcatggtatatcacgGACCAACCTTAGTAAAAAGTGAGGTGAGAGATAGTTCCTAGCTACATCTTAACCAGTCACTCATATAGTTTAGTTTGATAATTATTTCTTGTTTACCGTATAATCCATTAACCAAATAATATACCCCAAATCCGATCCGCATCAGATACATTTGGAATGTTAAGAGTTGTATTAATAACTATCTTTAGATAATTGAGAATATCATATATGCTAAGAAATTTATCCAAGAATTAGCCTCCCACCAAAAGTATGTGTATTAGAGCATCTTTAACGCTGAATGTCACCActaataatcaatttaaaaagcTGGAAAAGCTTTAGAGAACTTGCAGGATACTCTTTGGAAATCTTGAGCGATCGAGTTGTTTTTAGATGCGGTGCAAACAGTTTTTCTGGTGCCTCTCATCTTttgtttttcataatatatgaaGATCCCCTAACTTTCTCAGTTTTTGGTCATCCCCAATTTGTGGAAACAAACAATAAAACCCAGCCTGTACCTGTAGTTATCTTTGTATTATTCAAACAAAGTTGTCCTATTTTCCTATAAAATAAATCTGTTTTATCATTAttgttgttttttattatttataaaaaagaattATGGAGACAAGTATTGTAGGAATATTAACTCTTTCTTCTATACACGGAAACAAATTCTACAATGACCACTCTACTGTGAATTTTAATACCACGTCACACACTAAAATTTGTTTTCTTCTGACAAGAACGAACAGCATATTGAGGACAAAAGGTAAAAACCAAATCAAGAATCCTTAACCTTATCATCACGATCAACGGCGCCTGAGTTCTTGCAATGAGCAATGGCCGCCTGAATAGCGGCTTGCAACTCTTCCATGGTGCTATCACTTGACGATGACGTGGAGACCGAGCTTGACGAAAGCCCCGCCGTGGAAACACGTAAGTGGCCACTATTCGTCGGAGATGTTCTCATGGACGCCGGAGCCGAGAATAAGTCACCTTGACGGGCTTTCATTAGATCCCTCGATCCATTAATCAATGTTTTGCTGTTTCCTTTTGAACCTATTAAAGAGGAAGAAAAGGAATACGAAGAAGTCTGTCTTCTGTTCCTGAATTGCGTGCCGTGTCCTCTCTTCTGAAACAACATCTTTATGTACTTCTTGACTGCATGACTTAGGTCTAGACTCAtaactttcttcttctgctgctgctgcttttgTTTCTCTTGTTCTCGCTCGTTGCCTTCAAATCCTTTTCTCCACTTAGATAAaccaaagagagaaaatgacTTAACTGTTTTAGCTTTAACTTGATTCTCACCGTCCAGTCTCTCTGCTTTATCGCTCGTGTTGGTGTTCTTGGCCTCCGTACTTATGTTGTTGTTTGTGGTGGGGAGAGGGGTGGGCTGGTCAGGTAATACATCTTTGACGGGGAGGGTAAATCCGTCATTATACGAACTAGTGGAAGTTCGAGGAGAAACAGGGAGGTGTGAGAGGAGATGAAGAGGGAGAAGATGGCCGTGGAAGAAGATTTCATCTGCAGGAGACAAGTCGACGGCGAATGGATCTGTTTGAGGATAAGACGACTTCGTTTTGGTGGGATTTCTTAGACTAGGGCTTATGAGTTTTGAGGAAGAGGATAGGTCGTTTGGTTGGAGAGAGATggtaaaagagaagtcatgagAAGGAGAAGAACAAGTGGATGATATTGGCGAAGGTGATGATTGTAAAGCTTCTTGTTTAGGGTTTTGCTTTTCAGGAAAAGTTTTGGAACTGTTCTTCACCTGTTGTAGATGGGTTTCCATGATGATTGAGGAAGAAATCAATGAAAAAGGCAAAAGGGATTTTTGTGTTGATCGAAGGATATGATGgtctataataataaattaataataatatttggttCAGTCTTTAGTCCTTTAGTTAAGTGGGGttctttgtttttctatttctcTCGTCTTAATTATTATTAGCATTTTCCGGTTTTCCTGTAAAAGTTGTAGAATATGACAAAATCTTTTCGAGAGGAGAAGATAAGGTAAGCGCGGAGAGGGACGACCAAAGGCGAGGTGagagaaaaatatatagaattgTCAGCCAAATATAGTAGACGAATTATGTcgtgtaaaaaaaatataatgccAAAAGAAATTGGTTAGAGGGGAAGCACATTCGTTTTGAGGTGGGGCTAACATATTACTCGTAACActtatcaaaaacaaaaaaaaacatattactCGTAATATTTAGTTTCGACCAGTTTCGAGTTTTTATGTTTTGGAAAGGGTAAATAAGAAaagcataaagaaaaaaaatctctgcCAGCTATTGTCAAAACTTTTCTGACACGTTTTCCGATGTCCAACTGTAGATGTCCAACTGTTGGAAAGTCTCTTGCTTCGATTCCAGTGAGAAACCGGCGGCGGCTGCATCTGACAACCTCTCCCCTCCCCTCCCAACTCCTCCCGGTCCTCTTCAatcattttttccttttttcaccTGTTAATTTTTCTCTATTATCCTTTCTATCAAAAACTGTTTCTAAACATATTTCACGTAAGGATTTCTATGCATCATTCGCCTTGGCTGATTCTACAAAGCAAAGAGCTGCAACTATCAATTCAGAGTCAACTTCTATATCTGTTGTTGGCGAAACAGATTCTCAATCTGCTTTTACTATTCATTCTCCAAGATCTGAAACTGAACATGTAACAGTAAAACCCTCAATGAATGTAACCCCTCAATTTCAACCATCAGTCACAACTTCACAATTCTACCTCCTAATAACTCCTCACCCATACTCACCAACCAAGCTGCTTTTCTTCCCCTCGCCCCAATACCTTTAGATCCCCAGTTCCTATACCCCAAATCCTTTCCTCTGGTGAATCTCCTCCAACTGATGGTGCTGCTCGGACCGGACCTTAGTCCTCTGCTCTTTCTCTTGTGGAAAGAATCAGAGCTGCTAAAGATATGTCTCTGTCTCAGCTTGCTCCAATCATCTTGTCTCCTTCCGATAGACTTAGAGTTTTAATTTCAGACTCAGTCTTTCAGAAAGGAACTGAAATTTACAAGAATTACATAATTTGTTACTATAATGGCAGAGCTCTGccatttaataaaattcaaagtGTTTTCAACCATCTTAGGGTCAAAAGAAAAAGGCTGGAGATACACAATAACCCTCTCAATCGCTCTACAATAGTGATGATTCAAAAAGAGTACCTGAAGCAGAAGATCTTGGAAAAATATATCTTGAACGCAGGTGATACAATGTTTCACACTGCCCAATGGTCCTCCGAACACGCCAAGTCCACTCCGCCAAGTCCACTCCGCCATAGACAAGGTCTAAGTTTAGTAGTAGGTCTGGTGGGTGACCCGACGGAAACTGAAGATTTTACAATCAATATGGTTAGTTTAACACTATCTCATGTCAAGGTGGGGCTGATCTAACAAAAATTTTACCTTCTGGGGTGTAATTTTAGCGCTAGATTAGGGAAGTAGTGGAGGTTGCTGTCCATTACCCTTGGGTTCCGGCTACTTGTTCTCGCTTCCATGAGATAAGCCACATTATCAGAAACTGCTTGTCGTATGTTCTtcctgaaaaataaaaagaaaaaacttcaAGCTCCTCTACGCCAAGTAAAGTCTCAATCACTAAGACTAAAACTTATCAACCAGAAAAGAAGcccatccaaactcctccaTGTCCTAAACCCTTAACTAATTCTGTTGAGACTCCTCCTGCTCTTCTTTCCCTTCATGTTCAAAATCCTTCTAATTCAGACATCCCTACTTCTCCTACCCAAACCCACGTTTCTGTTACTTCTCCTCGGATAAACACTTGCCTTTGTTAGTTGGCTTCAGTTCTATAAACCTCTGTTCGGAGCTATTCTAGAATCTCATATTAAAGAACCATTTTTGAAATTCCTCATGTCCAAACTTTGTCCCAGATAGTTTTTCTTCTCGAACCATGCTGCTGACCCTGATGGCCAGATCATCCTGATATGGAAGGACCCTATTAAAGTCAGCATTGTTTCTCAGTCTAGGCAGTGCATTACTTGTGAGCTTTCCCTTCCCAATGGCTCTCTGTTTTACTACTCTACGATATATGCCTCGAACCTTGATGTGGAAAGGGCTTATCTGTGGGCTGAAATTCcaaacatgaaaacaaacattgaTTTGGATAACCAAAGCTGGTTTGTGGGAAGTGATTTTAATCAGATTCTCTATCCATCAGAAGGCTCAAATGATGATGGCTCGGGTCATGATAATCTCATGTGTCAATTTCAAGACTGCTTACTACAGGCTGGGGTCTTTGATCTCTGTTATTTGGGTCCTTGTCACACTTGGACCAACAAGCAACCCTCTGATCCTATTGCTAAGAAACTGGACAGATTACTGGTTAACAGTTACTCAATCTCTGCCCACCCACACGCAATTGCCACCTTCCTTCCCCCTCTTATCTCTGACCACTCCCCATGTCTCCAAGATCTAGCCTATACCCTCCCTATACCCGGTACCAATCCATTCAAATTCCAAAATTACCTAACCAAACACCCTAATTTTGTCCAGATTATGCAAGATGCCTGGTTACAAACATGAATCGAATGCCAAACTTTGACTCAACTATGTTGGAAGCTCAAGCAGATAAAGAGAGATCTAAAACAGCTAAATCGAGAGAATTTTTGTAAAATACAAGAGAGAGTAAGTGAGACTAACCATTTGCTACAATTTGCGAAGGTATAATCGCTCCAATCACCTTTTAAGGAAGCTTTCCGAGCATAAAGAGGCCTTCATCTTCAA is a genomic window containing:
- the LOC108807268 gene encoding BRI1 kinase inhibitor 1, which produces METHLQQVKNSSKTFPEKQNPKQEALQSSPSPISSTCSSPSHDFSFTISLQPNDLSSSSKLISPSLRNPTKTKSSYPQTDPFAVDLSPADEIFFHGHLLPLHLLSHLPVSPRTSTSSYNDGFTLPVKDVLPDQPTPLPTTNNNISTEAKNTNTSDKAERLDGENQVKAKTVKSFSLFGLSKWRKGFEGNEREQEKQKQQQQKKKVMSLDLSHAVKKYIKMLFQKRGHGTQFRNRRQTSSYSFSSSLIGSKGNSKTLINGSRDLMKARQGDLFSAPASMRTSPTNSGHLRVSTAGLSSSSVSTSSSSDSTMEELQAAIQAAIAHCKNSGAVDRDDKVKDS